The segment attgaataataaataattgttatattggaaaatatatgtagttgggagtgtgatgaaattgatagaaaattgtGATTATTGtcaaattgaatatttattagtgaaaagtgaatggaattatattgaattgaaaaaaatatagttaattaattaaaatatgaattaattgaaaactggaaagtgaattaaataccctattaactagtcgggctagtcggatatagttagcatgccataggatatggaagagtacgggttttgccggcttactgatcaggcacttatgTACCGACTACTATTACCGTTATCGTTACTGTTACCGATTTGGCACTTTGTGTGTCAGATATTGTTatcatattagattctttatcttgttcggatttgttccgatgaggtactcgtgTACCGTATCGCTCTCAGAATCGCTTCGCTTcgccgatgaggcactatgtgtcgtcttggtgtgttggttggatccgtgtatctgctcaggtccgagtcatgttaatagggtaaataaaggAACTGGAAAGATCAactgttactgaataatttaattgttactgTATATTTGAtttttactgaataattgactgttactggataaccgatcaattaattgatactgaataactgactattactaaataaataattgttctaATTGACTGATCGTTAATGAatattactgattgattaattgctattgaaaaataataaatgattttgaatttaaagtagaccaaaacattggttggaaagtgaatgtttgaatactcattgagtttgaatagttcaatatatataaattaatatgttttataattgtttaagtgttcagattatagaaataccactgagtgtatactcagcgtacggtttgtttccgtgcacaggttaagttaaggctagatcattgaatcagcatcccaggccgatcccgaactcGATGAGGTAAAGAATGTtgagtattggtaatggcatgtacctaggatgtcttatgagagtcatttaggttgtgaacgtattgataaaataagtaaattatgattggcaatggtatatagtatgaatttgaaatttgaaagaaaaatttgTAGTAATTCgcatttagtcccgaattgattttactgttcatattggacgcgaaggcccattaaagggacgtcATCTTAAAATTATGATGAGTCTGAacgtttatatttaattaatgtcTGTATTGTACTGTACTGATtggtaatgtctcataaccctgttccagcgatgGTATGGGGTTAGGGGTCGTTACATCAACTCAACGTTTGGTATAATGTCAAGTCTCGAGTTCAATGAGGCAGTACATCATTAGTATGTGACTGCTAgcactataaataaatccatcctAAGTTTAAAGTGCTAGGTACTGGTAATGATAAGGGAAGGATGGGTAACATACTCTTAATGGACCcaatttcacatatttttatCTGTTGTGATAGTGTGAAGTGTGACTGCTTCTAGAAGCTCAAGGGCTTAGCTTTAACAGCACTCATGAAAAGAGGACACAGACACATGACCTTAATAGTGCCCCTAGATACTATACATTGACCAATGTTGAAATCCTTGCGTGACGTGTTCAGTTAATCAAATGGAATAGTTGGCTCAAACCTTAGTCTAGCATGCAATTTCGATTAACtttaacatgttttcactaaGTGAAAGTTCAATCGTAAAATACTTTCATTTATGCAAATTGATCTCCaagattaaaaaaattttaaaatactttgaAAATGGGGGGAGATTCTGGGAATATTTTCAAGTATGTATAGTGTTCTAATAACTATAAACGAAATAGTGTAATTaaacaaaagttatatattttggttaTTGATCAAGAGTTATGACTATTCATAATAATAAGTTACATCTCTTAAATACGAAGAGTTATATCACCTGATTTTTTGACAAAGAATTATAACTAGTTAATTGTAATATCTATTTAAGAGATATTTTAGTTGAATAATTATGTCTCTTTTAAAGATGTGATTATTCAAAAAAGATACCCACTGAAAGTTATATCTCTACGAAGAGACATGAGTATTCCTATAAATAGTAGTGGAATTTTAGTTGGAAAATATTCCAAAAAAAATCTCAAAAGTTCTTTCTATTCTTCCTCCATCTTCTATTATTCTTAGATTGTTCTATAAAAAATTACTGTAAAaattctttatagaaattgattttcTTATGCTCTGCTTAATGCTTAGTAGACTATTTTTATTAGTGCAAAATGCAAATAATCACTGAGATCCATTGTATCTTCGATATTGATTTACTTGAAACTCATTGTCACACCAGGTATAGATAGAGACGAATAGAACCTTAAAGATAGTGCATTAAGACACACCTTGAAACATTTGTTAAtttctattaaatttattttatcccTAGCCACCAAAAAAAATTAGTAGCCTTTCAACCTTTATTTTGCGCAAAAAACACTTAATAGAACCTTAAAGATAATGCATTAATACACACATTGAAACTTTATTAATTtctctaaaatttattttatccctacccaccaaaaaaaaaattaatagccTTTCAAACTCTATTTTACCCGGAAAACACTTAAGGGCCAGTTCGTAGCAGCTTGCTTGCTGTATCACATTTTTGAAGATTACTAGTTTAGAAATGGTATGGTACAAGTAAAAACCTGGACTCCACAATCCACATTCTGTTGCATTGCGTAACACGCAAGTTCTACTTGTCATAGAAAGATCTCAATTTTCTTTCGAACCTCTTTGAGTGGCAAAAAGTCTACGAAGAGATAAAGGAATATCGAGGTCTATATGTGATAAGTTGTGCCGATCAACTTTTGTCTGCTTTGTCCCTGTTTAGCCTGCCATTACCAGATGCCTCCTATATGGTATTTTCTAAGCCTAATGATCAACTGTTAGTGACTTTAACGTGGCATCAATGTTTTAAGTGTTGTCCTTGATAGCTATTCCCACCATGTTATGGTGAAATTCATGGACATACGGTAGACTTGTCAACTCCACTTTTGAAGTCCAAATCGCACCACCAAATCAGTCTATACTTCAAACTTATCACgtgtgaataaaaaataaaaaaaaatcactcTTCAACTATTGCCACGTTAACAGGTTGAATCTCcatcttaaattcaaaaatatcaaGGTTGATAATTATTTGTATGCTAAATTATTGTAATACGTATAAAATAACACGCGGCTGTATACTAAATTACTCAACGTTAAGTTTTTGGGTTTAAATCAAGATGGCAGAAGATGGACGTACAGATGGAACCCATTTATTATCTTCATGTTGGCCAGCAACCTAATTCTGGGCCTAAGGTGTTGTAATTCGGCCAGTATGAAGTTGGGCCTGAATATCGATCTATGTTAGATACTAAAATGGATAGGATCCATCCAAATGCAGGGGATCTTAGCTTATgatcttaattattattattattataattaaaacgAATCAAAACCTGAGTATCATTGTTCTCTACCACATTATCCGTAATATTAAAGGAGGGTGATGATGTACAGATAgccatttaattaaatttaagagTTAAAATTAGACGAAAtccttaaattaaaaaaaaaaaaaaactcttagtATTTGTTTTCTAAGCCCACAAGAAGAAAAGCTGACTTGTCTATCACTAACCCAATGAATATTGATATGGAGACTTGCTTTTTTACATATGTATTTCCTCTCTTTTTTTAAcgtcatttttttattattattaccatttaAAACATGACAGGGAGTTAAAAAGGAGGTGAATGTGTTTGGTCCTTTGCTATCTAAAAAGGCAAAAAAAACAGAGATATTCACAGATCCAATGGCAGAAAAAAAGCATCTACTGGGTGATGCTTTTCTCTTTCTTCCTTTAAAGAGAGAAAGTAGAAGTACAAAGTGTGTTTGCATTGCATGATTATTAAATGAAGCTTCCACGTGATTTCTTGACACGGCCAGCCTACATTTGTTTCCCTGATCTATAACTACAACTATACCACACATCTTACCCTCTAGCTTTAGGTAGGGTTCCATCCTGCAGTGCTGCCATTGTGTATTTTGTGTTCTCCACCTAAAATCCGCTTTTGTCCCTTTTCTCTTTCTTGTTTTACCTAAATGACACAATTCTCTTCTCCCCACAACTAGATAGTCGAAAGTtggaagctttttttttttcttctttgcaaTTAAAATATGTACTTAATTTGTTATTCTGGCCACCCACCCTATATATATTTGTCTTTTTCTTGTGGttacaaattaatttaatttcaggAATGTCACTTAACAATATTGAAAAAAAATGGTGACTTTTCGTTTCAAAACAGCGGAATGACATACTTGTTCAGGTGTGGCTGTCTGTCATGCTGGAAGGGCGAGAGCACGTGACAAAcatcaaattttttaaatttattttaccgCATTTAGTCaaagttaaataattatttagtAAATATGCATCACACTTGgtaaaataaaatgcaacttactttataaatttaaaaattttaatttactaattgattcttaattcattattggTATTATTATTCGTGAAAGATAAAAGTAAATTTGtgttttaacattttatttaagAGTTAGTAAAtagttattaataatttaataattagttatttattaaaatttaaaaatttaaagataagttaaaattttaattttaaattttaatattattggatTATTAGATTTTAGTCACACGTTCACTAACTTACATTATCCCTTAACAAGGCGAAACATGATACATTAACTCCATGAGTTAATAATTAATTTGgtcttaaaattataattaaaatattattttaataataaattaagaataaaattaaaacatgatcTTACTATATTATTTAAGTAACGTTAAGAGAAATCCGAATGAAGTTGATTGGTTTCATGCAAGTTTCTCACAACTGCATTTACTTCAATTACCCATctttaaaacaaaaccaaattaaataagaataagaattgcaaaaaaaaaaaaaaaaggaaaagaaaaaaaggagagACGATCTAAAATCTTGAAAGTGTGTTTGGAAGGGAAAAGAGGGATTGTATACAATCCTACTCAACAACACGAGAAAAGGCGAAGGAGCTGCCCATGCGTATATGCAGGGGTGGCATGGTGCCTAgctcttaaatttttttaaaaattttaaattaataatggtaaaattacattttagccccctttaaaattataaaaattcaatttaatcctttataaattataaaaatataaactataaaaaattaaaaattcatctGGCCCCCCTAAAAAGATTTTCTAGCTTCGTCCCTAAAAAGACttttaaataagagaataatgtgTTTCAGTAATACTTAAAATCCACGTCCTCCTATACTAGCAGTAAGACCCATGCCAATCAAACTAAGACTTGATCGGTACACATGAATATATTTAACCACATTTAGGGACTTGtaggctttttaatgaaataatatttGATGCACTATTATTATATAAATCTTACGCACATCAATGAATAATAACATACATCTCACcattaaataaaaaatgttgTAGACTTACAAATAAATACTAGTAATTTTTTAAACACAATCCAATATTAATTAtaactattataaataaatattaataactctcgtatatatatataggatcttagaaaataaaaattatgtttttgttttattagaAAATGGAAAACATTCAATAAAACGtgtttggttgaaaattttaaaattaggatCAAATTTAGAATATTTGTAATTGagagttaatttttaaaattatgacgaagtcaatataatatataaaagttgagggctaaatttgttattatataaaatttttaactatTACGTCAACTTGCACTTTATGATTTTAACAAGAGTGACTAAAATGACTAAACGTAATATGGGTGCTTAAATTACAAACTTTTTATTTTGAGTGCTTAaaattaaatcttttatataATTGGGTAACTATTTATGTAATTTATCCTTTTAACACCGAAACTTATTATAACCCATCTAAGCAGAATAATATTACTGTTAATAGTTTTTCAAATATTAAATGTTAGTTTGAATACAAATAaatataagttttcttttctttttctttacgtTTTATTATAGAAAATAAATATCATTAtttaaaaacattattatttacctcttttaattttaaaaatagagaataataatataaaattaaaatatttttcttattttgatcCGGATAGGGTGTTATTAGATGGAAAGTGAGAGATGGTACTTCTATCTCCATTTGGGAGTATTGATGGTTACTTGGGTTCAACCACGTCAAAATTAAAACACCAAGGAGGACTAGATCAATTTTGTATACAACTACTAGAACATGGAATGCAATATTAATAGTAAACCCGTATATGGAGGAAGAAGCTCGATGTTCTTGTTTGGAGTCCATAAAATTTTAGGAGTACTCAATTGGTAGTGATTACAGCATGTTTTCAGGTTTACAATACTCTAATGTCCCTAAATACAGTAACCTACCTCATCTGGTTAGTAACACATCTATAATTACATCCCAAACTTACACACTAAGATGTACTTCACTGTTGGAGATGTTTGATCCTTACTTAATTCTTTTAAAGAATATTGAgctaaaaaggaaaaagaaacaatataaaataaaacaGTTTATAAAGATTTAAAATTAAGTATGAAATATAACTAGATGGtttgataataataaattttaaattatgaaaattttcttttataggtttatccttatttttcaaaaatattcacGTTATTTAAAACACattattttaaataaagtaaaaatcacattaaattattctgatttatttttaaaggatattataatattaaaataaaataaggataaatataatattaaaataaaatcttaaatatatctttatattttcttttatttgaaaTTCTTTGAGAAAAATGTAGCTTAAGAAAATTAACACAATATTGTTTTGGGGGACACAACCCAACGAAGATTGAATCTTCAAGATTTATTTCTGAAATATTATAATTTCAGTGAGATTACAGTTTGAAACGTTATGATTCCAATGGGCCGCCTAAAATTAAACAGATTAACAGAAATATTCAACCCCTCTCTAACATTTCTCTTTTCAAATATTATGATTTCTGGAATCTGTTTGATATATTATTATTTCAGTTCCAACGAGAGATACTAGGAACATAGTTatccattaatttttatatttattcatattataaattcaatatttaattaaaaatcacatccaatcaatttaaaacaaatatataaTGACTATTTTAATCCTCTAATTTTTCAATAAAAGTTATTTTTGACTCTTTATTTAATTTTCGTtcttttaactattaaatttatttatttttgtcgaaccacaaaaatagataaaaattaataatttttaattttgttgatatGGCATACAatgaaatattaatatttaattgattttaaattttaaaaatataaaaaatttaattttttaaaattaattaattgttgatatgacaagaaattaaataaaaagttaaaataatttttcttttcaaaGTTGAGGGTGCAAAAAGATGATTATGCCTAAAGGTCAAAAAAagcttattataataaaataaagggcAGAACAGTAAATCTAGGCGTACATAGGGTAAAACAGTAAATCTAGACATATCATGGTTGAGTTTGTTTTGATAAAAACTTGTTCAACAATTTATCAACACGCGCATAGCGCGTCAACGATAGCTGTAAGTAGATTCTGTTTTTGATTTTTAGGGGACTCTTGAGAGCTGTAGTTTATTAGTAGTTTACCCCCGCTTTTTATCACTGTCACTCActtgctctctctctctctctctctctctctctctctctctctctgtctcCGCCCTTTTCTCATGGATCCTTTTGGTCTCTTCTGTACTGGGGCTCTTCTTGCCTGCGGTCTTTACTGGTTCGTCTGCCTTTTAGGGCCGGCCGAGCAAAAGGGCAAGCGAGCCGTCGATCTCTCCGGCGGCTCCATCTCTGCCGAGAAAGTTCAGGACAACTACAAACAGTATTGGTCTTTCTTCCGCCAACCAAAGGAGATCGAAACCGCCGAAAAGGTTCCAGATTTCGTCGATACTTTTTACAACTTAGTCACCGATATTTACGAATGGGGTTGGGGTCAGTCCTTCCACTTTTCTCCTTCCATTCGAGGGAAATCTCACCGGGACGCTACGCGCCTCCACGAAGAGATGGCCGTCGATCTGATCGAAGTCAAGCCCGGAGATCGAGTCCTGGACGTCGGGTGCGGAGTCGGCGGGCCCATGCGTGCTATCGCGACTCATTCGCGAGCCAATGTCGTGGGCATCACCATCAACGAGTACCAAGTGAACCGAGCCAGGCTTCACAACAAGAAAGCTGGGCTAGATTCGCTTTGTGAGGTGGTTTGCGGGAACTTTTTGGAGATGCCATTCAAAGACAATACCTTCGATGGTGCGTACTCGATAGAGGCGACCTGCCACGCGCCGAAACTGGAAGAAGTGTACGCGGAGGTGTTCCGGGTGCTGAAACCGGGATCTCTATACGTGTCGTACGAGTGGGTGACGACTGACAAGTACAGAGGTGATAACCCTGAACACGTGGAGGTCATTCAAGGTATCGAAAGAGGCGATGCTTTGCCTGGTCTCAGGAACTACAAGGACATAGCGGAGGTTGCAAAAAAGGTAGGCTTCCAGGTTGTTAAAGAGAAGGATCTAGCCAAGCCACCGGCCTTACCTTGGTGGACCAGGCTTAAGATGGGGAGAATCGCCTACTGGAGGAACCACATTCTCGTCACTGTTCTAGCTGCCATAGGGATAGCTCCTAAAGGAACCGTTGATGTTCACGAGATGCTGTTCAAGACAGCTGATTATTTGACCAGAGGTGGGGATTCTGGGATATTTTCCCCCATGCACATGATTCTCCTCAGAAAACCCCAAGTCCCACCTACCCAATCTTAGTTATTTCTCTTTTAAAAAAATCTTAGGCCTTGAGGTAATTTATTTGCTGCATTGTCTTCCAGTtccatctcttttttttttttttttcactacaGCCTTCCTAAAAAACATTAATTTCCTAggtttctcttttattttatttttctactttTCTTAGTCGAAATCATGTACTTTCCCCTTTTTTAATTCAAATTCCAGTTTGATCGTCGGCGATGAAGGAAAAGGAAGgaaatttttgttctttttttttgaatGGATGGAAATTTTTGTCGATTTCGAGTGGTTGTTTGTAACTTGGTTGAAACACAAGATCAACTTATCTAAGCTTAAGCTCTCAAACTATGGATCCAAACCAAACACTTCTCTCCCTTAAAATCTATCTTCTCGATTTATTCAACCCCAATTTTGTATAGATTCGTTTGTAGGATAAAGAAAATATCAAGGTTGTAGATCTAAGGTCACGTTATTTTTAAACTGGAAAAGAATGAACTACAATTGTGATTCgttatatatatagttaaaagGACATATACTAAGAAAATACTCTGGGTAGTGTGAGATGTAAGGGCACATGTAAGGTTAGGAAGTTTTGCAAAGCCGCTTAGGCTTTTAGATGGCGAGCGCTGGCAGGCAAGGCAAACGCCAAAGACCAAAAGGCTGTTCGGATCTCTGCACATCTGTTCGGTGTTTTTGTATGTTTTGTCACATTTTATATAGGGCTACATGTTAGAGGTTACGTGGGCCACAATTATGTTGGATCTGTCAACATTTCCTCTCCTAATGCACTgatcattattattatattagtagCTCTCTACCTAGGCCTGTATGAAAGGGTTAAATCAAGTTTGATAAAAAAGTCCCAAGTGTTGGAGTTCGTAATCTAGTCTTATATTCGATAATGACGGTTGACAAATGGGAGCTTACGGATTTGGCAAATGGAAAGGAGGGTCGTCTAAAGTGGCTTTACTAGGAACCTATACAGGACACTTTTCACATTGAGGATAATTAAATTGCTGTGAAATCAGCCATTAAGTGACGCAAATGCTTTTTACATGTGGAAAGTGAAATCTgctattcattttaattttccttttatgaaaaataaaatctaTTACCGTCGCCCTTAATACTGCCGGTTTAATATATAAAACCCAATGATGCCAACAATTTCATGACATGAGTTTGGGTTGTCTTCGCACACTTTATAAAAAACAAACTAATTTCTATTACTAGTAAATGGTTAAATTTTGGTATTACTCTATCTACTTTATTAAAGttgtgaatttaattttttactttaatttagttACTTTTAgatattatatttttaacttttaaaatatcaGTTCTCAGTAAAtaataattgttaaattttattaattttaaaatcgaCGCGTgaatatattattatatgtgtaataatattaaaaaaatataaagatttaaaatgatcaaattaaagaaTATGAACTGAATCTACATATGTATGCATAGTGCAATActagtaattaaatttaattactatTGTTTGGattaagaataaaattttaaattttaaaaataataataatatttaacattaataaattaactAAAAAGGTGTCATGAAACTTGGTTGTTTTCTTTGAAAGGCATGAAAACTTTTGTTATAATGACAAGTTTCATCTCTGCTTTTTTCATACTCTATGACAATCAACCAACCATGTCTATCTCAACACAAGAGCTTGCATTTATATCTATACTAACAGGATTAATCCATTAATCTATAATCATATTTCAACTTTTGATTGAGTTGATGTCATAAATTAAATGTTCATTAATTCaattaaagattataaaattACCTTTTCATGTATGAATAAATTATATCACTGAAATGATATTTTTatccttttatatttttaataaagccagtaaaaatttaacataaaagataaaatttaaatccatacagaccaatatttataaaatattttctttactacaactaaagttttgtttttattttttttattcgtTTTTAAAACTATTACACAAACCGGTTGATCCACATTGTTTGTATATAATTAATAATGTTACTGATTAAATTGGTGCCGCAAGTCAACTCGATCCAACTCAAGAAAAATGACAATAACATGACAAATCATTAGAAagcatttaatattcttaatatgaCATATTTATCCATTTAAATTTAGTTATAcccataaaataaactaaaattttgttttaattttgtacATATTACATATGTGTTATTATCATTAGCTTCAAATattacatttcattatttattgtctGTTTTGTTAAACGCACACTTATATTCTAAAAATGTTGTTTTCACAAGCATGTGTGTGTGGTAGAAGTTATAGTTTATTTTAAGTGTTTTATTGGGTTAGTGTTATGGATCAATTGGCCACTGACTCAATTACGTAATCATTAAAATGTCCTGTCATGTACAAAGTAAGCTATATTTTTGTCGTTTTATAtaacaaattaataaaata is part of the Gossypium arboreum isolate Shixiya-1 chromosome 5, ASM2569848v2, whole genome shotgun sequence genome and harbors:
- the LOC108465469 gene encoding 24-methylenesterol C-methyltransferase 2, whose protein sequence is MDPFGLFCTGALLACGLYWFVCLLGPAEQKGKRAVDLSGGSISAEKVQDNYKQYWSFFRQPKEIETAEKVPDFVDTFYNLVTDIYEWGWGQSFHFSPSIRGKSHRDATRLHEEMAVDLIEVKPGDRVLDVGCGVGGPMRAIATHSRANVVGITINEYQVNRARLHNKKAGLDSLCEVVCGNFLEMPFKDNTFDGAYSIEATCHAPKLEEVYAEVFRVLKPGSLYVSYEWVTTDKYRGDNPEHVEVIQGIERGDALPGLRNYKDIAEVAKKVGFQVVKEKDLAKPPALPWWTRLKMGRIAYWRNHILVTVLAAIGIAPKGTVDVHEMLFKTADYLTRGGDSGIFSPMHMILLRKPQVPPTQS